In Gossypium hirsutum isolate 1008001.06 chromosome D06, Gossypium_hirsutum_v2.1, whole genome shotgun sequence, one genomic interval encodes:
- the LOC121218271 gene encoding uncharacterized protein, translated as MATSSRRTSGPVLRSLSPSGRFCSHYASQSSSSSSSFAFSSSSFSSRSSTFFNQHRSISPPRVNMYNHSSSAPSVRFSLDNRPISPNRSIATIRRNTDAVQNLEKRQQKRTCMCSPTTHPGSFRCSLHKGFNNSNAVSSYAPSNRLNARRSAMTNSLVRIGGVEGDLVKRALSALIRPSSHQQRRRAAFQPRPSRLSVMSKAEDL; from the coding sequence ATGGCGACATCTTCTAGACGAACGAGCGGTCCGGTTCTCCGATCCCTCTCCCCATCCGGCCGTTTCTGTTCTCACTACGCTTCTcagtcttcatcttcttcctcttcttttgcCTTTTCGAGTTCAAGCTTTTCTTCACGCTCTTCAACTTTCTTTAATCAACACAGATCTATCTCTCCGCCACGTGTCAATATGTACAACCACTCTTCATCGGCGCCATCTGTGCGTTTCTCGCTGGATAACCGCCCGATCTCGCCGAACCGTTCGATAGCCACCATCCGTAGAAACACCGACGCTGTGCAGAATTTAGAGAAGCGACAGCAGAAGCGGACTTGTATGTGTTCCCCAACGACGCATCCGGGATCCTTCCGTTGCAGTCTTCATAAAGGTTTCAATAATTCGAACGCGGTGTCGAGTTACGCGCCAAGCAATCGGCTCAACGCGCGTAGATCTGCGATGACAAACTCGCTGGTGAGGATTGGTGGAGTCGAAGGAGATCTGGTTAAGAGAGCTTTGTCGGCTTTGATTAGGCCTTCCTCTCACCAGCAGCGTCGCCGAGCAGCGTTCCAGCCGAGGCCGAGCCGGCTTTCCGTGATGTCTAAAGCGGAGGATTTATGA